In Woeseia oceani, one DNA window encodes the following:
- a CDS encoding sulfurtransferase — MQAKCGLVSVEELQRHLDDPAWRVVDCRFDLMDTEKGRADFNAAHIPGAVYAHLDRDLAAPVSAATGRHPLPEVALIEATIRRYGISAATQVVVYDAAGGGLAARLWWMMRWLGHSAVAVLDGGMAAWQAKGFAVEQVAQRPPEGTFQAQPRPEWVMDTEELSERLRAGRAPLLVDAREASRFRGEAEPIDSRAGHVPGALNYPFAQNLLADGRWRSSAELAEQWNALFAGQAPTEWAVMCGSGVTACHLALSAHLAGLPAPRLYPGSWSEWIRDPARPVAP; from the coding sequence ATGCAGGCAAAGTGTGGTCTTGTTTCGGTTGAGGAGCTACAACGACACCTGGACGATCCGGCTTGGCGCGTAGTGGACTGCCGGTTCGACCTTATGGATACGGAAAAGGGCCGGGCCGATTTCAACGCGGCGCACATTCCCGGGGCCGTCTACGCTCATCTGGATCGCGATCTGGCCGCGCCGGTAAGCGCAGCGACCGGTCGGCACCCGCTGCCGGAGGTGGCACTGATTGAAGCGACGATCCGCCGCTACGGAATATCTGCCGCGACCCAGGTGGTTGTGTACGATGCAGCCGGCGGTGGTCTGGCCGCCCGCTTGTGGTGGATGATGCGTTGGCTGGGGCATTCTGCCGTTGCCGTGCTGGACGGCGGCATGGCCGCGTGGCAGGCAAAGGGCTTTGCTGTCGAACAAGTCGCTCAGAGACCGCCTGAGGGGACGTTTCAGGCCCAGCCCCGGCCAGAGTGGGTCATGGACACTGAGGAGCTCTCCGAGCGTTTGAGGGCCGGCAGGGCGCCATTGCTGGTCGATGCCCGGGAGGCCAGCCGGTTTCGCGGCGAGGCGGAACCCATCGATAGTCGCGCGGGTCACGTTCCGGGCGCCCTGAATTACCCGTTTGCGCAAAATTTGTTAGCGGATGGCCGCTGGCGCAGCAGCGCCGAGTTGGCAGAGCAATGGAACGCGCTGTTTGCGGGGCAGGCGCCGACGGAATGGGCCGTGATGTGTGGCTCTGGCGTCACAGCCTGCCACCTGGCGCTGTCAGCGCATCTCGCCGGCCTGCCGGCTCCGCGCCTGTATCCGGGCTCGTGGAGCGAGTGGATTCGGGATCCGGCGCGGCCCGTGGCGCCCTGA
- a CDS encoding electron transfer flavoprotein subunit beta/FixA family protein codes for MERILVGLKRVVDYNVRVRVRSDGSGVDTDGVKMSINPFDEIALEEALRIRERGEASEVIVVSIGSGEAQQQLRTGLAMGADRAILVKSETELDSLSAAKTLLAVVERETPDLVLLGKQAIDNDNNQTGQMLAALWNRPQATFASAVKVLDGRLQVTREVDVGLETIEVDLPAVVTTDLRLNEPRYVKLPDIMKAKKKPLQEIDAAELNISADHSIKTTAFEPPQERQKGIMVSDVSELVSALKDKGLL; via the coding sequence GTGGAAAGGATACTGGTAGGCCTGAAACGGGTGGTTGATTACAACGTTCGGGTTCGCGTCCGCTCCGATGGCAGCGGCGTTGACACCGACGGTGTCAAAATGAGCATCAACCCGTTTGATGAAATCGCCCTGGAAGAAGCATTACGCATTCGCGAGCGTGGCGAAGCAAGCGAAGTCATCGTGGTATCCATCGGTTCGGGCGAAGCGCAGCAGCAGCTCCGTACCGGACTGGCGATGGGTGCTGACCGGGCCATTCTTGTCAAAAGCGAGACTGAACTTGATTCCCTGAGCGCCGCGAAGACATTGCTCGCGGTAGTCGAACGCGAAACACCAGATCTCGTCTTGCTCGGCAAACAAGCCATCGACAACGACAACAACCAAACCGGGCAGATGCTGGCTGCACTGTGGAATCGGCCGCAGGCGACGTTTGCTTCTGCAGTCAAAGTGCTGGATGGCCGTTTACAAGTTACTCGCGAGGTTGACGTCGGTTTGGAAACAATCGAAGTCGATTTGCCTGCCGTTGTAACCACGGACCTGCGCCTGAATGAGCCCCGCTACGTGAAATTGCCGGACATCATGAAAGCGAAGAAAAAGCCGTTGCAGGAAATCGATGCAGCCGAGCTGAACATCAGCGCTGATCACAGCATCAAGACCACGGCATTCGAACCGCCTCAGGAGCGCCAGAAAGGCATCATGGTCAGTGACGTATCGGAACTGGTTTCCGCCCTGAAAGACAAAGGATTGCTGTAA
- a CDS encoding electron transfer flavoprotein subunit alpha/FixB family protein translates to MSKILIIAEHDGQSLNSSTAKCVSCAQAIDGAEIDIVVLAADCTAIAAEAAKISGVSKVLAVNNPANEHLLAATLAPQIIAIAADYSHVFGPSTTFGKDLMPRVAALLGVNQISDIMEVLGAHSFKRPVYAGNVITTVEASGDSKVVATVRTASYSAAALSGNATIDVADIAVDLPQHTRFVELQAGSSDRPDLQTASKVVSGGRALGSAEKFEIIYQFADSIGAAVGASRAAVDAGYVPNEMQVGQTGKIIAPDLYFAIGISGAIQHLTGIKDAGTIVAINKDADAPIFDVADIGLVGDLFTVIPELQQALQS, encoded by the coding sequence ATGAGCAAAATACTCATCATTGCCGAACACGATGGCCAGAGCCTGAATTCAAGCACGGCCAAATGCGTCAGCTGTGCGCAAGCCATAGACGGTGCGGAAATCGATATCGTGGTGCTGGCTGCCGACTGCACGGCGATTGCCGCGGAAGCCGCGAAAATCAGTGGGGTCAGCAAGGTGCTGGCGGTCAATAATCCCGCGAATGAGCATTTGCTGGCCGCGACGCTTGCGCCGCAGATCATCGCCATTGCCGCTGATTACAGCCACGTATTCGGGCCTTCAACGACTTTCGGTAAAGACCTGATGCCCAGGGTCGCCGCCCTGCTCGGCGTCAACCAGATCAGTGACATTATGGAAGTGCTTGGCGCACACAGCTTCAAACGACCGGTGTACGCAGGCAACGTAATAACGACCGTCGAAGCATCCGGCGACAGCAAGGTTGTCGCCACCGTACGCACAGCGTCGTACAGCGCCGCTGCATTGAGCGGTAATGCAACGATTGATGTCGCGGACATCGCTGTCGATCTGCCACAACATACCCGGTTCGTAGAGCTGCAAGCCGGATCAAGCGATCGACCCGATCTGCAAACGGCCTCCAAGGTTGTTTCCGGCGGCCGGGCTTTAGGCAGTGCGGAAAAGTTCGAGATTATCTACCAGTTCGCTGACTCCATTGGCGCAGCGGTTGGTGCATCACGAGCAGCGGTTGATGCCGGCTATGTTCCAAACGAAATGCAGGTTGGCCAGACCGGCAAGATCATTGCTCCGGATTTGTACTTCGCAATCGGCATTTCCGGCGCGATTCAGCACCTGACCGGCATCAAGGATGCCGGAACCATTGTGGCCATCAATAAAGATGCGGATGCGCCAATATTCGATGTCGCTGATATCGGCCTGGTCGGTGATTTGTTCACCGTTATCCCGGAGCTGCAGCAGGCGCTGCAATCCTGA
- a CDS encoding peroxiredoxin, with the protein MTIKVGDKMPSGTFGVMTDAGPGAVSSEELFAGKKVVLVSVPGAFTPTCSMNHLPGFVDQADDLMSKGVDTIACMAVNDVFVMDAWGKDRGVGSKVMMLADGNAEYAKALGLELDASGFGMGIRGQRFAIVVDDGVATHVAVEQPGEFEVSKAEAILAQL; encoded by the coding sequence ATGACCATTAAAGTGGGCGACAAGATGCCGTCAGGTACGTTCGGCGTAATGACCGACGCAGGGCCCGGTGCCGTGTCGAGCGAAGAGCTGTTTGCAGGCAAGAAAGTGGTGCTGGTATCAGTGCCAGGGGCATTTACCCCAACCTGCTCAATGAACCACTTGCCGGGCTTCGTCGATCAGGCGGACGATCTGATGTCAAAGGGCGTCGATACGATAGCCTGCATGGCCGTGAACGACGTATTTGTCATGGACGCCTGGGGTAAGGATCGCGGTGTCGGCAGCAAAGTGATGATGCTTGCTGATGGCAATGCCGAGTACGCAAAAGCGTTAGGGCTCGAACTGGATGCCAGCGGCTTCGGCATGGGTATACGTGGTCAGCGTTTTGCCATTGTCGTCGACGATGGTGTTGCCACGCATGTCGCGGTTGAACAGCCGGGCGAGTTTGAAGTGAGCAAAGCGGAAGCCATATTGGCGCAGCTGTAG
- a CDS encoding acyl-CoA dehydrogenase family protein, whose product MNFELTDDQQMIQSAAREFAQNEIAPVAAQFDESGEFPVKTIQQAGELGFMGIEIPEAYGGSGLDSLSFTLVIEEISAACAAHGTIVSVNNTLYGVPLLTYGTEEQKTTFLTPVASGECNGAYALTEPQSGSDAAAMRSRALLSDDGSHYVINAKKSWITSGPVARYIILFAKTDPEATGSRGISAFIIDTNAKGFHRGKTEPKLGIRASATCEIELTDYECPVEQRLGAEGEGFRIAMNVLDSGRIGIAAQALGIAQAAYDAALIYSRERHAFGAPIGSFQTIQNKIADMKVRIDAARLLVYRAAWHKMESKRTGAKYTLNGSIAKLFASETAMFVANEALQIHGGMGYSKELPLERYFRDAKITEIYEGTSEIQRMVIGRTETGLR is encoded by the coding sequence ATGAACTTTGAGCTCACTGACGATCAGCAGATGATTCAATCCGCCGCCCGCGAGTTTGCGCAGAACGAAATTGCGCCTGTAGCCGCCCAGTTTGACGAAAGCGGCGAGTTCCCGGTCAAGACGATTCAGCAGGCTGGCGAGCTCGGATTCATGGGGATTGAAATTCCGGAAGCCTATGGCGGCTCCGGACTCGACAGTCTGAGCTTTACACTCGTCATCGAAGAAATCTCGGCGGCCTGCGCTGCGCACGGAACGATCGTCTCGGTAAACAATACTTTGTACGGCGTCCCGCTCCTGACTTATGGTACGGAGGAACAAAAGACGACCTTCCTCACACCTGTTGCCAGCGGCGAGTGCAATGGTGCGTATGCGCTGACAGAGCCACAATCCGGCTCGGACGCAGCGGCCATGCGCTCAAGGGCATTGCTCAGTGACGACGGCAGTCACTATGTCATCAACGCAAAAAAGTCGTGGATAACCTCAGGTCCCGTTGCCCGGTACATAATCCTGTTCGCGAAAACCGATCCCGAAGCTACTGGCTCCCGCGGCATCAGCGCGTTCATTATCGACACTAACGCAAAGGGCTTTCATCGCGGAAAAACGGAACCGAAACTGGGTATACGCGCTTCCGCAACGTGCGAAATCGAGTTGACCGATTACGAATGTCCGGTTGAACAACGGTTAGGTGCCGAAGGCGAAGGCTTCCGTATTGCCATGAACGTCCTCGACTCCGGTCGAATAGGCATCGCTGCGCAGGCACTCGGCATCGCGCAAGCAGCTTACGACGCGGCACTGATCTACTCGCGCGAACGCCACGCTTTTGGCGCTCCCATCGGATCATTCCAGACCATTCAAAACAAGATCGCCGACATGAAGGTGCGCATCGATGCCGCGCGCTTGCTGGTGTATCGCGCTGCGTGGCACAAGATGGAATCCAAACGTACCGGTGCGAAATACACATTGAACGGAAGTATTGCCAAGCTGTTCGCATCCGAGACCGCTATGTTTGTGGCCAACGAGGCATTGCAGATTCATGGCGGAATGGGCTACAGCAAAGAGCTGCCGCTCGAGCGCTATTTCCGGGATGCCAAGATCACCGAGATATACGAAGGGACCAGCGAGATTCAACGCATGGTTATTGGCAGAACTGAAACCGGCTTGCGGTAG
- a CDS encoding 2Fe-2S iron-sulfur cluster-binding protein produces MPRIIYVTPDGARHEVEVENGYTVMEGAINNNIDGIVAECGGACACATCHSYVDEAWLAKMPEMDDMEDSMLDAAYERKDNSRLTCQIEVNESLDGLVIHVADNEG; encoded by the coding sequence ATGCCAAGAATTATTTATGTCACGCCGGATGGTGCACGCCATGAAGTTGAAGTCGAAAACGGCTACACAGTCATGGAGGGTGCTATCAATAACAATATCGACGGAATCGTCGCAGAGTGTGGTGGCGCATGTGCGTGCGCAACCTGTCACAGCTATGTGGATGAAGCTTGGCTCGCCAAGATGCCGGAAATGGACGATATGGAAGACAGCATGTTGGATGCGGCGTATGAACGTAAAGACAACAGCCGTTTGACCTGTCAGATCGAAGTCAATGAGTCACTCGATGGCTTGGTTATTCACGTCGCAGACAACGAAGGCTAG
- a CDS encoding tetratricopeptide repeat protein, giving the protein MKLETRMFPRLCLILLAGLFTASAANAQNRANAEEDDTKTKQAQAVSKKVYDRIQLAQEKVDAKEYNEALKILNDLRAGDKLTEYELQNVLNYLGFVYYNMDNVKDAIRIYEEMLRIPSIEPQIKKQTLYTLAQLATMEEDYGKALKLLDEWFVLETNPAPEPYILYAQNLYQMSKYKEMIKPIETALEVAKKREKEIKEDWYVLLNFAYFQEENYAKVRDIQKILLVNWPKKRYWFSLAGAYTELGEDQNLISAYDAAHTQGLLEKESEFVTMAQLFMQAEVPYKAAKLLDEKMKEGVVAKNAKNYRLLSQAWQLAMEDEEAIPALQAAANLEDDGELFVRLGNAHLNLGEYDKCEDAVRAGIAKGGLKSPDNAQISLGMCLYNLKKYQPAIAAFREAGKSSRSQRIARQWISVIESDIERNEQIRLAEAAARKRSEQLQKRRAQAERI; this is encoded by the coding sequence ATGAAACTTGAAACGCGAATGTTTCCCAGGCTGTGCCTGATACTGCTAGCTGGTTTATTTACAGCCAGCGCAGCAAATGCTCAGAACCGGGCAAATGCTGAAGAAGACGATACCAAGACCAAGCAGGCGCAAGCCGTCAGCAAGAAGGTCTATGATCGAATTCAGCTGGCCCAGGAAAAAGTAGACGCCAAAGAGTACAACGAGGCACTCAAGATCCTTAATGATCTGCGAGCTGGTGACAAGTTGACTGAGTACGAATTGCAAAACGTGCTTAACTACCTTGGCTTCGTTTACTACAACATGGACAACGTAAAGGATGCGATACGGATCTACGAAGAGATGCTGCGAATTCCCAGCATCGAACCGCAGATCAAGAAGCAAACTCTTTACACGCTGGCACAATTGGCGACCATGGAAGAGGATTACGGCAAGGCACTGAAGTTGCTGGACGAATGGTTTGTTTTGGAAACCAATCCGGCGCCGGAACCGTACATTCTCTATGCGCAGAATCTGTACCAGATGTCCAAGTACAAAGAGATGATCAAGCCGATAGAAACGGCATTGGAAGTCGCCAAGAAGCGCGAGAAAGAAATTAAGGAAGACTGGTATGTTCTCCTGAACTTTGCCTATTTCCAGGAAGAGAACTACGCGAAGGTTAGAGACATCCAGAAGATTCTGTTGGTTAACTGGCCGAAGAAGCGCTACTGGTTCTCACTGGCGGGTGCCTATACCGAGTTGGGCGAAGACCAGAACCTGATCAGTGCCTACGATGCCGCACATACTCAGGGTTTGCTTGAAAAGGAATCCGAGTTTGTCACCATGGCACAGCTATTCATGCAGGCAGAGGTGCCGTATAAGGCGGCGAAACTGCTTGATGAAAAGATGAAAGAGGGCGTTGTCGCCAAGAATGCGAAGAACTACCGTTTGTTGTCGCAGGCATGGCAACTGGCGATGGAAGACGAAGAGGCCATTCCGGCACTGCAGGCGGCAGCTAACCTGGAAGACGATGGTGAGCTGTTTGTGCGACTTGGTAATGCACATCTGAACCTTGGCGAATACGACAAGTGTGAAGACGCAGTTCGGGCCGGTATTGCCAAGGGCGGCCTAAAGAGTCCCGACAACGCGCAAATCTCGTTGGGCATGTGCCTGTACAATCTGAAGAAGTACCAACCGGCAATTGCCGCGTTCCGCGAGGCGGGCAAGTCCAGTCGGTCACAACGTATCGCTCGTCAGTGGATCAGCGTTATTGAGAGTGATATCGAAAGAAACGAGCAAATCAGGCTCGCTGAAGCCGCAGCCCGCAAACGGTCGGAACAACTTCAGAAGCGCCGCGCTCAGGCTGAACGCATTTAG